Proteins encoded together in one Planctomycetaceae bacterium window:
- a CDS encoding DNA polymerase III subunit delta' C-terminal domain-containing protein — translation MIDLDQIVAQEQAVADLRQAMAAERLPHGLIFAGPEGVGRQTTATALAKVLLCEEKGTCLSACNACPSCRMMNAGAHPDFNLVYKELAAFHEDVQVRNRVMQELGIDVIDSFLIEPAMRASARGRGKVFVVLEAELMSQDAQNSLLKTLEEPPPGVTIILISSQTEQLLPTTLSRCRLIRFNLLPHDFVTQRLVESGIEADEARFWSAVTGGSLGRSIAMSAQGLYGVKRDILDRLAALGPGGDVELGEELTAIVDKLANATVSASKRADGSTMSKNLAVRQATGAMLEITASVYQDALALSAGSDRPLINADQAQAVRAIAQRFSGDQLCRIIEHFAQFEELLWRNVNHKTVWDNVVITCASAAPLRV, via the coding sequence ATGATCGACCTCGACCAGATCGTGGCTCAGGAACAAGCGGTGGCCGACCTTCGCCAGGCGATGGCGGCCGAGCGCCTGCCCCACGGGCTCATCTTTGCAGGCCCCGAGGGCGTCGGCAGGCAAACCACCGCGACGGCCCTGGCCAAGGTCCTGCTGTGCGAAGAAAAAGGGACGTGTCTTTCCGCCTGCAACGCCTGCCCAAGCTGTCGGATGATGAACGCCGGGGCTCATCCGGACTTCAACCTGGTCTACAAGGAGCTGGCGGCTTTTCACGAAGACGTGCAAGTTCGCAACCGCGTCATGCAGGAGCTGGGCATCGACGTGATCGACAGCTTTCTGATTGAGCCGGCGATGCGGGCGTCGGCCCGCGGGCGGGGCAAGGTCTTTGTCGTGCTCGAAGCCGAGCTGATGAGCCAGGATGCCCAGAACTCGCTGCTCAAGACGCTCGAAGAACCCCCGCCGGGCGTGACGATCATCCTCATCTCCAGCCAGACCGAGCAGCTCCTGCCCACGACGCTCAGCCGCTGCCGCCTGATCCGGTTTAACCTCCTGCCGCACGATTTCGTCACCCAGCGCCTGGTCGAAAGCGGCATCGAGGCGGACGAGGCCCGCTTCTGGTCGGCCGTCACCGGCGGGTCGCTGGGGCGGTCGATCGCGATGTCGGCCCAGGGGCTCTATGGCGTCAAGCGTGACATCCTGGACCGATTGGCCGCGCTGGGCCCCGGCGGCGACGTCGAGCTGGGCGAGGAGCTCACGGCGATCGTCGACAAGCTGGCCAACGCGACGGTCTCGGCCAGCAAGCGTGCCGACGGCAGCACGATGAGCAAGAACCTGGCGGTTCGCCAGGCGACCGGGGCGATGCTCGAGATAACGGCCAGCGTCTACCAGGACGCCCTGGCGCTGTCGGCGGGCAGCGACCGCCCGCTGATCAACGCCGACCAGGCCCAGGCGGTGCGGGCGATTGCCCAGCGGTTCAGCGGCGACCAGCTCTGCCGCATCATCGAGCATTTCGCGCAGTTCGAGGAACTGCTGTGGCGCAACGTCAATCACAAGACCGTCTGGGATAACGTGGTTATCACCTGCGCCTCGGCGGCGCCGCTGCGGGTCTAG
- the tmk gene encoding dTMP kinase, translated as MSELADKLLGRFIVIDGPDGAGKGTQIGLLGQFLQDQGVSLCRVRDPGGTAVGDRIRQILLDNRHGEMVVPCELMLYMASRAQLAAEVIRPALAAGQCVLSDRYISSTIAYQGAGGADVDVIRQVARAAVGDAMPDLTIILDLDAELGLRRTAERQGKLDRMESKGAGFHRKVRQMFQRQVQDDPAHCAMIDASGDIEATQQLLRDLIARWRWA; from the coding sequence ATGAGCGAGTTGGCTGACAAACTCTTGGGCCGCTTCATCGTCATCGACGGGCCAGACGGCGCGGGCAAGGGCACGCAGATCGGCCTGCTGGGGCAGTTCCTGCAGGACCAGGGCGTGAGTCTTTGTCGCGTGCGGGACCCCGGCGGCACGGCTGTGGGCGACCGCATCCGCCAGATCCTGCTCGACAACCGCCACGGCGAAATGGTCGTCCCGTGCGAGCTGATGCTCTACATGGCCAGCCGAGCGCAACTGGCGGCCGAGGTCATCCGCCCCGCGCTGGCGGCGGGGCAGTGCGTCCTGAGCGACCGCTACATCTCCTCGACCATCGCCTACCAGGGCGCAGGCGGGGCCGACGTCGACGTGATTCGCCAGGTTGCCCGGGCGGCTGTGGGCGACGCCATGCCGGACCTGACGATTATTCTCGATCTCGACGCGGAACTGGGTCTGCGGCGCACGGCCGAGCGCCAGGGCAAGCTGGACCGGATGGAATCCAAGGGCGCCGGGTTTCATCGCAAGGTGCGGCAGATGTTCCAGCGCCAGGTGCAGGACGACCCGGCGCACTGCGCGATGATCGACGCCTCGGGCGACATCGAGGCCACCCAGCAACTTCTCCGCGACCTGATCGCGAGATGGCGGTGGGCATGA
- the hypF gene encoding carbamoyltransferase HypF has translation MASTATTRCRFAVTGQVQGVGFRPFVYRLAVECNLTGWVRNDARGVTLEVQGAVGDLEEFAWRLAGELPPLAAIATCERSEAEVMTGEQRFEIRPSEEGELADAQITVDVAVCPDCLREMADPADPRYRYPFINCTNCGPRYSIVARVPYDRPNTTMSGFEMCPLCRRQYEDPADRRFHAQPVACPACGPAVRLIDNQGLAIDCDDPIAAARLRLQAGDVVAIKGLGGYQLACLAADEHAVGRLRRRKQRDAKPFALMVRDVTEAAALCQVSPAAAALLEGPLRPIVIMPRHPGRRVAAEVAADLDTLGVMLPYTPLHHLLLEPPLGALVVTSGNYSDQPLVCDDDEALSHLCGIADVMLVHDRPIARRVDDSVVRDAGGGRTLVLRRARGYAPQPLRLAEPIARAIDGAPPVLAVGAELKNTFCLLDRGRALVSEHVGDLKDGRTFRHFIDTINHLEALFDIRPELLAADLHPQYLSSQYAHRRHRGELASQEAWRLENARHGTGNDSQDGLPIELVQHHHAHIVSCMAENGCAEGVIGIACDGVGYGDDGAVWGCEVLAADLQSYRRLGHLRYLPLIGGDAAASQTWRPAVAALHEAFGEGFTRHLGALPLRIDADQLVAAIEQVTMDVNCPPSSSLGRWFDAAAWLCGLTAENAYEAQGPMMLEAAITPDVDGVYPFALTSTGPFTMELQAAVEGIVADHRRQTDGGVIAAKFHNTLAAMLAEAARRARDETGRTIVALSGGCMANRYLSARLLHLLEADAFTVLLHREVPCNDAGVALGQAIVAAARKRT, from the coding sequence ATGGCTTCCACCGCCACAACCCGATGCCGTTTTGCCGTCACCGGTCAGGTCCAGGGCGTCGGGTTCCGCCCGTTCGTCTACCGGTTGGCCGTCGAGTGCAACCTCACAGGGTGGGTGCGTAACGACGCGCGCGGGGTGACGCTCGAGGTGCAGGGCGCCGTGGGCGATCTGGAGGAGTTCGCCTGGCGACTGGCGGGCGAGCTGCCCCCGCTGGCGGCCATCGCCACATGCGAGCGATCCGAGGCCGAGGTGATGACCGGCGAGCAGCGGTTCGAGATCCGCCCCAGCGAAGAGGGCGAACTGGCCGACGCGCAGATCACCGTCGACGTGGCCGTCTGCCCCGACTGCCTGCGCGAGATGGCCGACCCGGCTGACCCCCGCTACCGCTACCCGTTCATCAACTGCACCAACTGCGGGCCGCGGTACAGCATCGTCGCCCGCGTGCCCTACGACCGCCCCAACACCACCATGAGCGGATTCGAGATGTGCCCGCTCTGCCGGCGCCAGTACGAAGACCCGGCCGACCGGCGGTTCCACGCCCAGCCGGTGGCCTGCCCCGCATGCGGGCCCGCCGTGCGACTGATCGACAACCAGGGGCTGGCCATCGACTGCGACGACCCCATCGCCGCGGCGCGCCTGCGGCTCCAGGCTGGCGACGTCGTCGCCATCAAGGGCCTGGGCGGATACCAGCTCGCGTGCCTGGCGGCCGACGAGCACGCCGTCGGGCGCCTGCGCCGCCGCAAGCAGCGCGACGCCAAACCCTTCGCCCTGATGGTGCGGGACGTGACCGAGGCCGCCGCCCTCTGCCAGGTCAGCCCCGCGGCCGCGGCGCTGCTGGAAGGCCCGCTGCGCCCGATCGTGATCATGCCCCGCCATCCCGGGCGCCGCGTCGCCGCCGAAGTCGCCGCGGACCTGGACACCCTGGGCGTCATGCTTCCCTACACCCCCCTGCACCATCTGCTGCTGGAGCCGCCGCTGGGGGCGCTGGTGGTGACCTCGGGCAACTACTCCGATCAGCCGCTGGTCTGCGACGACGACGAGGCCCTCTCGCACCTGTGCGGTATCGCCGACGTGATGCTCGTACACGACCGCCCCATCGCCCGGCGCGTCGATGACAGCGTCGTCCGGGACGCCGGCGGCGGACGCACGCTCGTCCTGCGCCGCGCACGGGGATACGCGCCCCAACCGCTACGACTGGCCGAGCCCATCGCCCGAGCCATCGACGGCGCCCCGCCGGTGCTGGCCGTCGGCGCCGAACTCAAGAACACCTTCTGCCTGCTCGATCGCGGCCGGGCGCTCGTCAGCGAGCACGTCGGCGACCTCAAAGACGGCCGCACGTTCCGCCACTTCATCGACACCATCAACCACCTCGAGGCCCTGTTCGACATCCGCCCGGAGCTGCTGGCCGCCGACCTGCACCCGCAGTATCTCTCCAGTCAATACGCCCACCGCCGCCACCGCGGCGAGCTGGCGTCTCAGGAAGCATGGCGGCTGGAAAACGCCCGCCATGGCACCGGGAACGACAGTCAAGACGGACTGCCCATCGAGCTCGTCCAGCATCATCACGCGCACATCGTTTCATGCATGGCCGAGAACGGCTGCGCCGAGGGCGTCATCGGCATCGCGTGCGACGGGGTGGGCTATGGCGACGACGGCGCCGTCTGGGGCTGCGAGGTACTCGCCGCCGATCTGCAAAGCTACCGCCGCCTGGGTCACCTGCGCTATCTGCCGCTGATCGGCGGCGACGCGGCGGCGTCGCAGACCTGGCGACCCGCCGTGGCGGCGCTGCACGAGGCGTTTGGCGAAGGGTTCACGCGGCACCTGGGCGCTCTGCCGCTGCGGATCGATGCCGACCAGCTCGTCGCCGCCATCGAGCAGGTGACAATGGACGTCAACTGCCCGCCCAGCAGCTCGCTGGGACGATGGTTCGACGCGGCCGCCTGGCTCTGCGGCCTGACCGCCGAAAACGCCTACGAGGCCCAGGGGCCGATGATGCTCGAGGCGGCGATCACGCCGGATGTCGACGGCGTCTATCCCTTCGCCCTGACATCCACCGGACCCTTCACCATGGAGCTGCAGGCCGCTGTCGAAGGGATCGTGGCTGACCATCGCCGGCAAACCGACGGCGGCGTCATCGCCGCAAAGTTTCACAATACGCTGGCGGCGATGCTCGCCGAGGCGGCCCGGCGGGCACGGGACGAAACCGGCCGAACCATCGTCGCCCTCTCCGGCGGATGCATGGCCAACCGATATCTGTCCGCCAGGCTGCTACACTTGTTGGAGGCCGACGCCTTCACCGTGCTCCTGCACCGCGAGGTGCCCTGCAACGACGCCGGCGTGGCGCTGGGCCAGGCCATCGTCGCCGCCGCGCGCAAACGAACGTAG
- a CDS encoding HypC/HybG/HupF family hydrogenase formation chaperone, with protein MCLAVPLKIESIDSEGATVTLDGNSLVVSLAAVPEARVGDWVLVHAGLAITVLDEREARETFELLAEALGPDLRGEAPQS; from the coding sequence ATGTGTCTCGCCGTCCCACTGAAAATTGAATCGATCGACTCCGAGGGGGCCACCGTCACCCTCGACGGCAACAGCCTCGTCGTCTCGCTGGCGGCCGTGCCCGAAGCCCGCGTGGGCGACTGGGTGCTCGTACATGCCGGCCTGGCCATCACCGTGCTCGACGAGCGGGAGGCCCGAGAGACCTTCGAGCTGCTCGCCGAGGCGCTGGGACCGGACCTGCGCGGCGAGGCGCCGCAATCATGA
- the hypD gene encoding hydrogenase formation protein HypD, protein MKSVSQLRQELTEVWPAAAARLPGGRLVVMEVCGTHTMAIAAGGLKGLLPEGLELISGPGCPVCVTDQSYMDQAVWLARQSGVVIATYGDMVRVPGREGSLAQARGQGARVEVVYSARQGVELAKTNPQSHVVFLGVGFETTTPATALAVLEARRDGVNNFSTFTAHKLIMPAMNALMAAGDVRVDAFLCPGHVSVILGWKAYQQIARDHKRPCVVGGFEPANILAALVEICRQVAAGTAAAGSVYPPVRADGNAAALKLIFDVFEPADAPWRAIGVIPLSGLRLRDEFAAFDTQKRFALPPVESYEMPGCRCGDVICGRCRPAQCPLFAKACTPRDPVGPCMVSAEGACAAAFKYQRR, encoded by the coding sequence ATGAAGAGCGTTTCCCAACTCCGCCAGGAACTGACCGAAGTATGGCCAGCCGCGGCCGCCAGGCTCCCCGGCGGGCGCCTGGTCGTGATGGAAGTTTGCGGCACGCACACGATGGCCATCGCCGCCGGCGGGCTCAAGGGCCTGCTGCCTGAGGGCCTGGAGCTTATCAGCGGGCCCGGCTGTCCGGTCTGCGTGACGGATCAGTCGTACATGGACCAGGCGGTGTGGCTGGCGCGGCAGAGCGGGGTCGTCATCGCCACGTACGGCGACATGGTGCGCGTGCCGGGGCGCGAGGGGTCGCTCGCCCAGGCGCGGGGCCAGGGGGCGCGCGTCGAGGTCGTCTACTCCGCCCGCCAGGGCGTTGAGTTAGCCAAGACAAATCCGCAATCACACGTGGTGTTTCTGGGCGTGGGGTTCGAGACCACCACGCCCGCCACCGCTCTGGCTGTACTCGAGGCCCGCCGCGACGGGGTGAACAACTTCAGCACCTTCACCGCCCACAAGCTCATCATGCCGGCGATGAACGCTCTGATGGCCGCCGGCGACGTGCGCGTCGACGCATTCCTGTGCCCCGGCCACGTCAGCGTGATCCTCGGCTGGAAGGCCTACCAGCAGATCGCCCGCGACCACAAACGCCCGTGCGTCGTCGGCGGGTTCGAGCCGGCCAACATCCTCGCCGCGCTGGTCGAGATCTGCCGCCAGGTCGCCGCCGGCACGGCCGCCGCAGGCAGCGTCTACCCGCCCGTGCGGGCCGACGGCAACGCGGCGGCGCTGAAGCTGATCTTCGACGTCTTCGAACCTGCCGACGCCCCATGGCGGGCCATCGGAGTGATTCCTCTCAGCGGTCTGCGCCTGCGCGACGAGTTCGCCGCCTTCGACACGCAGAAGCGATTCGCCCTGCCGCCGGTCGAAAGCTACGAGATGCCCGGCTGCCGATGCGGCGACGTGATCTGCGGCCGCTGCCGCCCCGCCCAGTGCCCCCTCTTCGCCAAAGCCTGCACCCCCCGCGACCCGGTAGGCCCCTGCATGGTCTCCGCCGAAGGCGCCTGCGCCGCGGCGTTCAAGTACCAGCGGAGATAG
- a CDS encoding OmpA family protein yields MSTLLLRLLSATAIALAAGCQAPARVERYNHPLGGQPLNTIVLETDSLFCAGRWSFTAEDEACVKELAEQIRQHWPKARIVVFGHTDSNPITKTPRFNSYEMSQYRAEAVKAVFVAAGFTDVWAFGMGPDFPIATNATVQGKRANRRVEIVVIQKE; encoded by the coding sequence ATGAGCACATTACTCCTGAGATTACTTTCGGCAACGGCGATTGCGCTGGCCGCGGGATGTCAGGCGCCGGCCCGCGTTGAGCGATACAATCATCCGCTGGGCGGTCAACCGCTCAACACCATCGTGCTGGAAACTGATTCGCTCTTTTGTGCGGGGCGATGGAGCTTCACTGCCGAGGACGAGGCGTGCGTCAAAGAACTGGCGGAGCAAATCCGCCAGCACTGGCCTAAGGCTCGGATCGTCGTTTTCGGCCACACCGACAGCAACCCGATCACCAAGACTCCCCGCTTCAATAGCTATGAGATGTCGCAATATCGCGCCGAGGCGGTCAAAGCAGTCTTCGTAGCCGCGGGGTTTACGGACGTGTGGGCTTTCGGCATGGGGCCTGATTTCCCGATTGCCACGAATGCGACGGTGCAAGGCAAGCGGGCAAACAGGCGCGTCGAGATTGTCGTGATACAAAAGGAATAG
- a CDS encoding SUMF1/EgtB/PvdO family nonheme iron enzyme — MMIRIPAGTYDVGSTPQQREELCKRYTMHPSMLVDELPAQKVELPEFYIDEFPVTNAQYAAFMAATGAGEPYDWPLHATAERAHHPVVGVGGSDAEAYAKWAGKRLPTPQEWEAAFSGFEPMADRVVPGGQWLPVTYSIESDPTQRSKFGLHGFGQVCEWTCVVNAKGQFPFRLLKGGSWMSQESWGLRRQTAFYAFAPWCRQWTGLRCVSDKQMPDMPEAPLPQVGAPDYHHNPSAAGDSVKLLYHGGRGMGVALPHIGEALGIAAPEGYLIDGAGPKESEDLYSSGPESSETGTVTYRFRMDKIENQFQFRAGPDFFDMDYSFKNLSNKDATVQASACMNAGLMDVFYDLEGSRSFIWLGKGEWMPLRSLPRVEGCGRWISYVTLPQPPAKSVVVAVLGKNSPMVFAYSRPNLSGPLALANNFCFSCLHLDPAVRVPAGGEASTRARVYCLKGGLDDIRTRFVKDFSL; from the coding sequence ATGATGATACGCATACCGGCTGGAACGTACGACGTGGGATCGACCCCGCAGCAGCGGGAGGAGCTCTGCAAGCGGTACACCATGCACCCGAGCATGCTTGTCGACGAACTACCCGCCCAGAAGGTGGAACTTCCCGAGTTCTATATCGACGAGTTCCCCGTCACCAACGCCCAGTACGCCGCGTTCATGGCCGCTACCGGCGCGGGTGAACCGTACGATTGGCCGCTGCACGCCACGGCTGAGCGGGCGCATCATCCCGTCGTCGGCGTCGGCGGCAGCGATGCCGAGGCCTACGCCAAGTGGGCCGGCAAGCGCCTGCCCACGCCGCAGGAATGGGAGGCGGCCTTCAGCGGGTTTGAGCCGATGGCCGACCGCGTCGTGCCCGGCGGGCAGTGGCTGCCGGTGACGTATTCGATCGAGTCCGACCCCACGCAGCGCAGCAAGTTCGGCCTGCACGGGTTCGGCCAGGTGTGCGAGTGGACGTGCGTGGTCAACGCCAAGGGGCAATTCCCCTTCCGCCTGCTCAAGGGCGGCAGTTGGATGAGCCAGGAAAGCTGGGGCCTGCGGCGCCAGACGGCGTTCTACGCCTTCGCCCCCTGGTGCCGCCAGTGGACGGGTCTGCGATGCGTGTCCGACAAGCAGATGCCCGACATGCCCGAGGCCCCGCTGCCGCAGGTCGGCGCGCCCGACTATCACCATAACCCCAGCGCCGCCGGCGACAGCGTCAAGCTGCTCTATCACGGCGGACGCGGCATGGGCGTGGCTTTGCCGCATATCGGCGAGGCGCTGGGCATCGCGGCGCCGGAAGGCTACCTCATCGACGGCGCCGGCCCCAAGGAGTCTGAAGATCTCTACAGTTCCGGTCCGGAAAGCTCGGAGACTGGAACCGTCACGTATCGCTTCCGCATGGACAAGATCGAGAACCAGTTCCAGTTCCGCGCCGGGCCTGATTTCTTCGACATGGATTATTCCTTCAAGAACCTCAGCAACAAAGACGCCACGGTGCAGGCCTCGGCGTGCATGAACGCCGGGTTGATGGACGTGTTCTACGACCTCGAAGGCAGCCGCTCATTCATCTGGCTGGGCAAGGGCGAGTGGATGCCCCTGCGCTCCCTGCCGCGCGTCGAGGGGTGCGGGCGCTGGATCAGCTACGTCACGCTGCCCCAACCGCCGGCCAAGTCCGTCGTGGTGGCCGTGCTGGGCAAGAACTCGCCCATGGTCTTTGCATACTCTCGCCCCAACCTGAGCGGCCCGCTGGCCCTGGCGAATAACTTCTGCTTCTCGTGCCTGCACCTGGACCCTGCCGTCCGGGTGCCCGCCGGCGGCGAAGCCTCCACCCGCGCCCGGGTCTATTGCCTCAAGGGCGGCCTGGACGACATCCGCACGCGATTCGTCAAGGACTTCAGCCTGTAG
- the gspD gene encoding type II secretion system secretin GspD yields the protein MNIRTRYCTVTRAALAAVTICALLAAAPAARGQDSPVDVPAVEAPAQSQPVATTQAAAAQTQSTQMAVSRPASRPTAGQGPLSLNFRDASVRTVLEYLSEAAGLVIVQDAPISGRITVMSRRDIQVDEAVSLLDTVLKEKGFAAIRQGRMLKIVTLEQAKKEMVPVRSGNDPSVIQPTDRIITQVIPIRYADAVKLKADLAALIPTTADVTSNASSNTIIITGTEATVKRIVEIIRAIDVHMSEVAQVKVFQLKYANATAAAKLIGEIFKEDQPQGGQNPLAAMMRGRRAFVMPGAPAADSSADKRGVKVTASADDRTNTLVVSASPEILKVIEGVVTELDSNPSLEQDVFVYRLKNARATTLEPVLNSIFGATGASGTTSAGRIYGGNTGTGAFTNRMSNSGRTGGSGRTGSSARSGGTGQNQSMMPGSFTRQQQQQSTQRGGGARGAQRSGQTGTAASDLIGQVFIVAEADTNSLLVTTSSKNFDRVREIIANLDHAVPQVLIKVLIAEVTHENSLDLGVEFSGMNLRASGKGFSAGTDFKIAAETTGFMFKLNEQNILATIRAIAGVDKLDVLSRPYILTGDNQQAAIMVGQEVPFITNTRITDTGQTINTVEYDDIGIILNVTPHINPQGLVTLDVYPEISTLTDSTVPISDTVRAPTISKRAAQSRVAVQSGQTIVIGGLMEDRKFKSVQKVPWLGDIPGLGVLFRRTIERKSKTELLIFLTPHVAQQTQDLDAITDTEIKNTKILPNAVQGGAFQDHMRGMAEPVVPPTAPLNEAARPAGSAPLPPAKPAAPKVRYEPQR from the coding sequence ATGAACATACGAACACGCTATTGTACAGTGACTCGTGCGGCCCTGGCCGCGGTGACGATCTGCGCACTGCTGGCCGCGGCGCCGGCGGCGCGGGGACAGGATTCGCCCGTGGACGTGCCCGCGGTTGAGGCGCCCGCCCAGTCGCAGCCGGTGGCGACGACGCAAGCGGCCGCCGCGCAGACCCAGAGCACGCAGATGGCAGTCTCGCGCCCCGCCTCGCGACCGACGGCGGGGCAGGGGCCCCTGTCGCTGAACTTCCGCGACGCTTCCGTGCGGACGGTGCTGGAGTATCTCTCCGAAGCCGCCGGACTGGTCATCGTCCAGGACGCGCCCATCAGCGGGCGCATCACGGTGATGAGCCGCCGCGACATCCAGGTCGACGAGGCGGTCTCGCTGTTAGACACCGTCCTGAAGGAAAAGGGCTTCGCCGCCATCCGCCAGGGACGCATGCTCAAGATCGTCACCCTCGAGCAGGCCAAGAAGGAGATGGTGCCCGTCCGCTCGGGCAACGACCCCAGCGTGATCCAACCCACCGACCGCATCATCACGCAGGTCATCCCGATCCGCTACGCCGACGCCGTCAAGCTCAAGGCCGACCTGGCGGCGCTGATCCCCACCACGGCCGACGTGACGAGCAATGCCTCCAGCAACACGATCATCATCACCGGCACCGAGGCGACGGTGAAACGCATCGTCGAGATCATCCGCGCCATCGACGTGCATATGTCCGAAGTGGCCCAGGTGAAGGTCTTCCAGCTCAAGTACGCCAACGCCACCGCCGCGGCCAAACTCATCGGGGAGATTTTCAAGGAAGACCAGCCCCAGGGCGGCCAGAACCCGCTGGCGGCGATGATGCGCGGGCGGCGGGCATTTGTGATGCCGGGCGCGCCGGCGGCGGACTCCAGCGCCGACAAGCGCGGCGTGAAGGTGACCGCCTCGGCCGACGACCGCACCAACACGCTGGTCGTCAGCGCCTCGCCGGAGATCCTCAAGGTGATCGAGGGCGTGGTGACGGAACTCGACTCGAATCCTTCCCTCGAACAGGACGTGTTCGTCTACCGCCTTAAGAACGCCCGGGCGACGACGCTCGAACCGGTGCTCAACAGCATCTTCGGCGCCACCGGCGCCTCCGGCACGACCAGCGCCGGGCGAATCTACGGCGGCAACACCGGCACGGGCGCCTTCACCAACCGCATGAGCAATAGCGGGAGAACCGGCGGCAGCGGGCGCACGGGCAGTTCCGCCCGCTCGGGCGGGACCGGCCAGAACCAGAGCATGATGCCCGGAAGCTTCACCCGCCAGCAACAGCAGCAGAGCACCCAGCGCGGCGGCGGCGCACGCGGGGCCCAGCGCAGCGGCCAGACGGGCACGGCCGCCTCCGACCTCATCGGGCAGGTGTTCATTGTCGCCGAGGCAGACACCAACTCGCTGCTGGTGACGACTTCGTCGAAGAATTTCGACCGCGTGCGAGAGATCATCGCCAACCTCGATCACGCCGTGCCGCAGGTGCTCATCAAGGTGCTGATCGCCGAAGTGACGCACGAAAATTCGCTGGACCTGGGCGTGGAGTTCTCGGGCATGAACCTGCGCGCCTCGGGCAAGGGCTTCTCGGCCGGAACCGACTTCAAGATTGCCGCCGAGACCACCGGCTTCATGTTCAAGCTCAACGAGCAGAATATCCTCGCGACAATCCGCGCCATCGCCGGCGTCGACAAGCTCGACGTGCTCTCGCGCCCGTACATCCTCACCGGCGACAATCAGCAGGCCGCCATCATGGTCGGGCAGGAGGTGCCCTTCATCACCAACACGCGCATCACCGACACCGGCCAGACGATCAACACCGTCGAGTACGACGACATCGGCATCATTCTCAATGTCACGCCGCACATCAACCCGCAGGGGCTGGTGACGCTGGACGTGTATCCGGAGATTTCAACGCTGACGGACTCGACCGTGCCGATCTCCGACACCGTTCGCGCCCCGACGATCTCCAAGCGCGCCGCCCAGAGCCGCGTGGCCGTCCAAAGCGGGCAAACCATCGTCATCGGCGGGCTGATGGAAGACCGCAAGTTCAAGAGCGTGCAGAAGGTGCCCTGGCTGGGCGATATTCCCGGCCTGGGCGTGCTCTTCCGCCGGACCATCGAAAGGAAGAGCAAGACCGAACTGCTGATCTTCCTGACCCCGCACGTGGCCCAGCAGACCCAGGACCTCGACGCCATCACCGACACCGAAATCAAGAACACCAAGATCCTGCCTAACGCCGTCCAGGGCGGCGCCTTCCAGGACCACATGCGAGGAATGGCCGAGCCCGTCGTGCCCCCGACGGCCCCGCTGAACGAGGCCGCCAGGCCCGCAGGCTCTGCGCCGCTGCCCCCGGCTAAACCCGCGGCGCCCAAGGTGCGATATGAACCCCAACGCTAG
- a CDS encoding GspMb/PilO family protein, whose protein sequence is MVLSRRERYILIATIVVTGALLANWLIVSPLLDARAATAAAKANCAAESLEGQLLMAQRDRSAATLEQMKRTNLKTDPAEAEAQVLHAMRKWAQDAGLGRGQVQTVRIAGKGRFSEIEFQTSYSGTMRGISQLLWQIESASIPIRVVKLQIASRKEGQDDLNFEMRLSTLYAPKGQPAPARAGGG, encoded by the coding sequence ATGGTTCTTTCCAGACGCGAGCGGTATATCCTGATTGCCACGATCGTCGTGACCGGCGCGCTGCTGGCCAACTGGCTGATCGTCTCGCCGCTGCTCGATGCCCGCGCCGCCACCGCCGCGGCCAAGGCGAACTGCGCTGCCGAATCGCTCGAGGGGCAGCTCCTCATGGCCCAGCGAGACCGCAGCGCCGCCACGCTCGAGCAGATGAAACGCACCAATCTCAAGACCGACCCCGCCGAGGCCGAAGCGCAGGTGCTTCACGCCATGCGCAAGTGGGCCCAGGACGCCGGTCTGGGACGCGGGCAGGTGCAGACCGTCCGCATCGCCGGCAAGGGACGCTTCAGCGAGATCGAGTTCCAGACCTCCTACAGCGGCACGATGCGAGGCATCTCGCAACTGCTCTGGCAGATCGAATCGGCCAGCATTCCCATCCGCGTGGTGAAGTTGCAGATCGCCAGCCGCAAGGAAGGGCAGGATGACCTGAACTTCGAGATGCGCCTCTCGACCCTGTACGCCCCCAAAGGCCAACCCGCGCCGGCCCGCGCAGGAGGTGGATAA